A genomic window from Kineosporia sp. NBRC 101731 includes:
- the treY gene encoding malto-oligosyltrehalose synthase has product MSVPVSTYRFQVRDSFGFADVGDRAAYLERLGVTHAYLSPILRATPGSAHGYDVVSHAELSEDAGGRPAFDAMVASLRAAGLAAVADVVPNHMAVPTPARLNAPYWSLLQHGPESEFASWFDVNWAPGRIIVPVLGDRLPKVLAAGEIAVDGSVVRYFDHEFPIRPGTENLPLEELLEAQWYRLAFWRTADEELNYRRFFDVTTLIAVRVEDRSVFDATHELIASLIKDGSLAGLRIDHPDGLADPRGYLRDLAEATDGAWVVVEKILEGEETLPSDWPCAGTTGYDALNRIGGLFVDPAGAAPLSDLLTEFTGDERTLEEIVGASKRQITDSSLNTEVRRLVDLLEEICDADRDLADFTRRGLHAAVVELLVAMDRYRAYVVPGEAAPAEAVATVDRAYAIAAQRVAPELVPALDLVKDLLLEGVAAGSDPVRAELVARFQQTCGPVMAKGIEDTTFYRYHRLIALNEVGGEPAHFGVSTDEFHAFSARLARDWPGTMTTLSTHDTKRSEDARATLAPLSEIPAEWAQAVREWSASAAKYRSSGGYPDASTEYLFWQTLLAVPGISPERLTDYLSKATREAKQLTTWTSPNTEFDEAVAAYARSVLADTSILEAVARFSARTAPAVRATVLGQKLVQLTMPGVPDVYQGTEVVDHSLVDPDNRRPIDYTYRERLLDLVESGSLGRLTGEELADAEKLLVTRAALHLRREHPDWFTGGSYTPIPTSSSHAVAFGRGPDATVKAVTVATRLALSLGEWGDAVVVLPEGTWTNKLTGQEFPGGSVKLAELLGTYPVALLTTP; this is encoded by the coding sequence GTGAGCGTGCCCGTCAGCACTTATCGTTTTCAGGTCCGCGACTCCTTCGGGTTCGCGGACGTGGGTGACCGGGCGGCCTATCTGGAGCGGCTCGGGGTGACCCACGCGTACCTGTCCCCGATCCTGCGGGCCACCCCCGGCTCGGCCCACGGGTACGACGTGGTGTCACACGCCGAACTGAGTGAGGACGCGGGTGGGCGCCCGGCTTTCGACGCGATGGTCGCGTCGTTGCGGGCCGCCGGGCTGGCGGCCGTCGCCGACGTGGTGCCCAACCACATGGCCGTGCCCACCCCGGCCCGGCTGAACGCACCGTACTGGTCGCTGCTGCAGCACGGCCCGGAGTCGGAGTTCGCCTCCTGGTTCGACGTGAACTGGGCGCCCGGGCGGATCATCGTGCCGGTGCTCGGCGACCGGCTGCCGAAGGTGCTCGCAGCGGGCGAGATCGCGGTGGACGGTTCGGTGGTGCGCTACTTCGACCACGAGTTCCCGATCCGGCCCGGCACCGAGAACCTGCCGCTGGAGGAGCTTCTCGAGGCGCAGTGGTACCGGCTGGCGTTCTGGCGCACGGCCGACGAGGAGCTGAACTACCGCCGCTTCTTCGACGTCACCACGCTGATCGCGGTGCGGGTCGAAGACCGCTCGGTGTTCGACGCCACGCACGAGCTGATCGCCTCCCTGATCAAGGACGGCTCGCTGGCCGGTCTGCGGATCGACCACCCGGACGGTCTGGCCGACCCGCGGGGCTACCTGCGCGACCTGGCCGAGGCCACGGACGGCGCCTGGGTGGTCGTGGAGAAGATCCTCGAGGGCGAGGAGACCCTGCCGTCGGACTGGCCCTGCGCCGGCACCACCGGGTACGACGCCCTCAACCGGATCGGTGGCCTGTTCGTCGACCCGGCCGGCGCGGCCCCGCTGTCCGACCTGCTGACCGAGTTCACCGGCGACGAGCGCACCCTCGAGGAGATCGTCGGGGCCTCCAAGCGGCAGATCACCGACTCCAGCCTGAACACCGAGGTGCGGCGGCTGGTCGACCTGCTCGAGGAGATCTGCGACGCCGACCGCGATCTGGCCGACTTCACCCGCCGCGGGCTGCACGCGGCCGTGGTCGAGCTGCTCGTGGCGATGGACCGCTACCGGGCCTACGTGGTGCCGGGCGAGGCCGCCCCGGCCGAGGCCGTCGCGACCGTCGACCGGGCCTACGCGATCGCCGCCCAGCGGGTCGCCCCAGAGCTCGTACCCGCCCTGGACCTGGTGAAAGACCTTCTGCTGGAAGGCGTCGCGGCCGGTTCGGATCCGGTGCGGGCCGAGCTGGTGGCGCGGTTCCAGCAGACCTGCGGCCCGGTGATGGCCAAGGGCATCGAAGACACCACGTTCTACCGCTACCACCGGCTGATCGCCCTGAACGAGGTCGGCGGCGAGCCCGCCCACTTCGGGGTGAGCACCGACGAGTTCCACGCCTTCAGCGCCCGCCTGGCCCGCGACTGGCCCGGCACGATGACGACGCTCTCGACGCACGACACCAAGCGCTCCGAAGACGCCCGGGCCACTCTGGCCCCGCTCAGCGAGATCCCGGCGGAATGGGCGCAGGCCGTGCGGGAATGGTCGGCGTCGGCCGCGAAGTACCGGTCGTCCGGCGGCTACCCCGACGCCTCCACCGAATACCTCTTCTGGCAGACGCTGCTCGCGGTGCCGGGCATCTCGCCCGAGCGCCTGACCGACTACCTGTCCAAGGCCACCCGCGAGGCCAAGCAGCTCACCACGTGGACCAGCCCGAACACCGAGTTCGACGAGGCCGTGGCCGCGTACGCGCGCTCGGTGCTGGCCGACACCTCGATCCTGGAGGCGGTCGCGCGGTTCAGCGCCCGCACCGCCCCGGCCGTGCGGGCGACCGTGCTGGGCCAGAAGCTGGTGCAGCTGACCATGCCCGGCGTGCCCGACGTGTACCAGGGCACCGAGGTCGTCGACCACTCCCTCGTCGACCCGGACAACCGTCGCCCGATCGACTACACCTACCGGGAGCGGCTTCTGGACCTGGTCGAGTCCGGCTCGCTGGGCCGGCTCACCGGTGAGGAACTGGCCGACGCGGAGAAGCTCCTCGTCACCCGCGCCGCCCTGCACCTGCGCCGCGAGCACCCGGACTGGTTCACGGGCGGCTCGTACACCCCGATCCCCACCTCCTCGTCGCACGCCGTGGCCTTCGGCCGGGGTCCCGACGCGACGGTGAAGGCGGTCACCGTCGCCACCCGCCTGGCGTTGTCCCTGGGCGAATGGGGCGACGCGGTGGTGGTGCTCCCGGAGGGCACCTGGACGAACAAGCTGACCGGACAGGAGTTCCCGGGCGGTTCGGTGAAGCTGGCCGAGCTCCTGGGCACCTACCCGGTGGCCCTCCTCACCACCCCCTAA
- the glgX gene encoding glycogen debranching protein GlgX translates to MEIWPGHPYPLGATYDGAGTNFALFSEVADRVELCLIDDHGTQSRIELTEVDGFVWHGYLPSVGPGQRYGYRVHGPFDPDRGHRCNPSKLLLDPYAKAIEGQIDGDESLFSYRFDANTDGTGEFNTDDSLGHTMLSIVVNPYFDWGSDRPPRREYHETLFYEAHVKGLTMTHPGVPEEIRGTYAAIAHPVIIDHLVKLGVTAIELMPVHQFVQDTTLVTKGLSNYWGYNTIGFFAPHNAYSAAGQRGQQVQEFKVMVKALHEAGIEVILDVVYNHTAEGNHLGPTICFRGLDNNAYYRLVDDDRSHYYDTTGTGNSLLMRSPHVLQLIMDSLRYWVLDMHVDGFRFDLAATLARQFHEVDRLSAFFDVVQQDPVISQTKLIAEPWDLGDGGYQVGNFPPLWTEWNGLYRDTVRDFWRSEPSTLGEFASRLTGSSDLYQDDGRHPIASINFVVAHDGFTLRDLVSYNEKHNDANGEGGADGESHNRSWNCGVEGETNDENVQALRARQQRNFILTMMLSQGVPMLAHGDEFGRTQNGNNNVYCQDNELAWIDWKMAGPDNDLLTFTRRAVRLRHEHPVFRRRRFFNGAASRGGQSEVGDIAWFTPAGQPMADDDWHQSYARAVATFLNGERIMAPDKRGRKIVDDSFLILFNAHYEDLQFTVPSVEYGTWWTVLLDTAVDDVTAEDGGDAYAPGELVHVVARSVVVLKRPTIDVNTAGHQMATSRRGSGAGGNTVSANSEQSAGFGQRPIDMVPRAAPRLTPTPAPRVGR, encoded by the coding sequence ATGGAGATCTGGCCAGGCCATCCCTACCCTCTGGGTGCCACCTACGACGGCGCCGGGACCAACTTCGCGCTGTTCAGCGAGGTGGCCGACCGGGTGGAGCTCTGCCTGATCGACGACCACGGCACGCAGTCCCGGATCGAGCTCACCGAGGTCGACGGCTTCGTCTGGCACGGCTATCTGCCCAGCGTCGGGCCGGGTCAGCGCTACGGCTACCGGGTGCACGGCCCCTTCGACCCCGATCGCGGGCACCGCTGCAACCCCTCCAAACTGCTGCTCGACCCGTACGCGAAGGCGATCGAGGGGCAGATCGACGGCGACGAGTCGCTGTTCTCCTACCGCTTCGACGCCAACACCGACGGCACCGGTGAGTTCAACACCGACGACAGCCTCGGCCACACCATGCTCTCGATCGTGGTGAACCCCTACTTCGACTGGGGCAGCGACCGCCCGCCCCGTCGCGAGTACCACGAGACGCTGTTCTACGAGGCGCACGTCAAGGGCCTCACGATGACGCACCCGGGCGTTCCCGAGGAGATCCGCGGCACCTACGCCGCGATCGCCCACCCGGTGATCATCGACCACCTGGTGAAGCTGGGCGTGACCGCGATCGAGCTGATGCCGGTGCACCAGTTCGTGCAGGACACCACGCTCGTCACCAAGGGCCTGTCGAACTACTGGGGCTACAACACCATCGGCTTCTTCGCCCCGCACAACGCCTACTCCGCCGCCGGCCAGCGTGGTCAGCAGGTGCAGGAGTTCAAGGTGATGGTGAAGGCGCTGCACGAGGCCGGCATCGAGGTCATCCTCGATGTCGTCTACAACCACACCGCCGAGGGCAACCACCTCGGGCCGACGATCTGTTTCCGCGGCCTCGACAACAACGCCTACTACCGGCTGGTGGACGACGACCGCTCGCACTACTACGACACCACGGGCACCGGGAACAGCCTGCTCATGCGCAGCCCGCACGTGCTGCAGCTGATCATGGACTCACTGCGGTACTGGGTGCTCGACATGCACGTCGACGGTTTCCGCTTCGACCTGGCGGCCACCCTGGCCCGGCAGTTCCACGAGGTCGACCGGCTCAGCGCGTTCTTCGACGTGGTGCAGCAAGACCCGGTGATCTCGCAGACCAAACTGATCGCCGAGCCCTGGGACCTGGGCGACGGTGGCTACCAGGTCGGCAACTTCCCGCCCCTGTGGACCGAGTGGAACGGCCTGTACCGCGACACCGTGCGCGACTTCTGGCGCAGCGAGCCCTCGACGCTCGGCGAGTTCGCCTCCCGCCTGACCGGCTCGTCCGACCTCTACCAGGACGACGGCCGGCACCCGATCGCGAGCATCAACTTCGTGGTCGCCCACGACGGCTTCACCCTGCGGGACCTGGTGTCCTACAACGAGAAGCACAATGACGCGAACGGTGAGGGCGGCGCCGACGGCGAGAGCCACAACCGGTCCTGGAACTGTGGCGTCGAGGGTGAGACCAACGACGAGAACGTGCAGGCCCTGCGCGCCCGCCAGCAGCGCAACTTCATCCTCACGATGATGCTGTCGCAGGGCGTGCCGATGCTGGCCCACGGCGACGAGTTCGGCCGCACCCAGAACGGCAACAACAACGTCTACTGCCAGGACAACGAACTGGCCTGGATCGACTGGAAGATGGCCGGGCCGGACAACGACCTGCTGACCTTCACCCGGCGAGCGGTGCGACTGCGGCACGAGCACCCGGTGTTCCGCCGCCGCCGGTTCTTCAACGGCGCCGCCTCCCGCGGTGGCCAGAGCGAGGTCGGCGACATCGCCTGGTTCACACCCGCCGGACAGCCGATGGCCGACGACGACTGGCACCAGAGCTACGCCCGGGCCGTCGCCACGTTCCTCAACGGCGAGCGCATCATGGCGCCCGACAAGCGGGGCCGCAAGATCGTCGACGACTCGTTCCTCATCCTCTTCAACGCCCACTACGAAGACCTGCAGTTCACCGTGCCCTCGGTCGAGTACGGCACGTGGTGGACGGTGCTGCTCGACACCGCGGTGGACGACGTGACCGCCGAGGACGGCGGGGATGCCTACGCGCCGGGTGAACTCGTGCACGTGGTGGCCCGGTCGGTGGTGGTGCTGAAGCGCCCGACGATCGACGTGAACACCGCCGGGCACCAGATGGCCACCTCGAGGCGCGGTTCCGGCGCCGGCGGCAATACTGTGTCGGCGAACAGCGAACAGTCCGCCGGATTCGGGCAGCGGCCGATCGACATGGTGCCAAGGGCGGCGCCCCGGCTGACCCCGACCCCGGCCCCCCGCGTTGGAAGGTAG
- a CDS encoding acyl-CoA dehydrogenase family protein produces MADSDDALNLVPAPVDRDVFSEDLVLVEAVERHEGKLHLAKLRDLGRLAGAPRSLGWAEAVDRFPPTLRTHDPFGRRVDEVDYHPAWHRLMQTGVRSGLTAAAWDTDAPPAAHTARAAAMIIWSQVESGHLSSLSTSYAAIPSLRADAQLDGIWRPRLAARSYDSAFRAPGEKLGCLAGLAVTERQGGSDPKAGTTVASPQPDLTGNGPVEGEHIYRLTGQKWFVSSPMSDVFLVLATAPGGLTAFVVPRVLNDGSRNTWRLLRLKNAVGTRSNLPAEVELDGTWAARLGEEGRGQHTITGMLTASRLDAVLRSAGQMRQAVARAVHHCRHRETFGSPLADKPLMQNVLADLALESEAATVLAMRLAAAVDAGETELLRAAVPVAKFWICKRATGVVAEALECLGGNGFVEEHGLARVFRDSLVGPLWEGPGNISALDVLRAMAMQPRSMEVLLAEIDRGRGADPRLDRAMDEVAGFLMAASREARRDPAAVEAGARWMVERLGVVLQASLLVRNAPEPVSSTFVTTRVAGSGGTLYGTLPVGRKPTRMIVERSLPG; encoded by the coding sequence GTGGCCGACTCCGACGATGCACTGAATCTGGTGCCCGCCCCGGTCGACCGCGACGTCTTCTCCGAGGACCTGGTGCTCGTCGAGGCGGTCGAGCGGCACGAGGGCAAGCTGCACCTGGCCAAGTTGCGTGACCTGGGCCGGCTGGCCGGGGCGCCGCGATCACTGGGCTGGGCCGAGGCCGTCGACCGGTTCCCGCCGACGCTGCGTACCCACGACCCCTTCGGCCGCCGGGTGGACGAGGTCGACTACCACCCGGCCTGGCACCGCCTGATGCAGACCGGGGTGCGCTCGGGTCTGACCGCCGCGGCCTGGGACACCGATGCCCCGCCGGCCGCGCACACCGCCCGGGCCGCCGCGATGATCATCTGGTCGCAGGTCGAGAGTGGCCACCTGTCCTCGCTGAGCACCAGCTATGCGGCGATCCCCTCGCTGCGTGCCGACGCCCAGCTGGACGGCATCTGGCGTCCCCGCCTGGCCGCCCGCTCGTACGACTCGGCGTTCCGGGCCCCCGGCGAGAAGCTGGGCTGCCTGGCCGGGCTGGCCGTGACCGAGCGGCAGGGCGGTTCCGACCCCAAGGCGGGCACCACGGTCGCCAGCCCGCAGCCCGACCTGACCGGCAACGGCCCGGTCGAGGGCGAGCACATCTACCGGCTGACCGGGCAGAAGTGGTTCGTCTCCTCGCCCATGAGTGATGTGTTCCTGGTGCTGGCCACAGCACCCGGTGGGCTGACAGCGTTCGTCGTGCCCCGCGTCCTGAATGACGGCTCGCGCAACACCTGGCGCCTGCTGCGCCTCAAGAACGCGGTGGGGACCCGCTCCAACCTGCCCGCCGAGGTCGAGCTGGACGGCACCTGGGCCGCCCGGCTCGGCGAGGAGGGCCGGGGCCAGCACACGATCACCGGCATGCTCACCGCCAGCCGGCTCGACGCCGTGCTGCGCTCGGCCGGGCAGATGCGTCAGGCCGTGGCCCGCGCGGTGCACCACTGCCGGCACCGCGAGACGTTCGGCTCGCCGCTGGCCGACAAGCCGCTCATGCAGAACGTCCTGGCCGACCTGGCGCTGGAGAGTGAGGCCGCGACCGTGCTGGCCATGCGGCTCGCGGCGGCGGTGGACGCCGGGGAGACCGAGTTGTTGCGCGCGGCGGTGCCGGTGGCGAAGTTCTGGATCTGCAAGCGCGCGACCGGGGTGGTGGCCGAGGCCCTGGAATGTCTCGGCGGCAACGGGTTCGTCGAGGAGCACGGCCTGGCCCGGGTGTTCCGCGACTCGCTGGTCGGCCCGTTGTGGGAGGGTCCGGGCAACATCAGTGCTCTCGACGTGCTGCGCGCCATGGCGATGCAGCCCCGGTCGATGGAGGTGCTGCTCGCCGAGATCGACCGCGGTCGCGGCGCCGATCCCCGTCTCGACCGGGCGATGGACGAGGTGGCCGGGTTCCTGATGGCCGCCTCCCGCGAGGCCCGCCGCGACCCGGCGGCGGTGGAGGCCGGGGCCCGCTGGATGGTGGAACGGCTCGGTGTCGTGCTCCAGGCGTCCCTGCTGGTGCGCAACGCCCCCGAACCGGTCTCGTCCACCTTCGTCACCACCCGGGTCGCCGGCAGCGGCGGCACCCTCTACGGCACCCTGCCGGTCGGACGTAAGCCCACCCGGATGATCGTCGAGCGCTCACTGCCCGGATAG
- a CDS encoding YihY/virulence factor BrkB family protein: MVTKTGTGGQTATVGTIQSSAGGRVRRVLALVWWLAGETVRICLRYRVTGLAAEVGFFALLSLPPLVLGVVGSLGFVGDLMGDEAVGDLRQRLRELTLTFLTADSVSSVILPTFDQVIGAGRADIVSIGFVLSLWSGSRVLNVYLDTVSIMYGLGGLRGIVRARVLSFSLYCLALVVGIVLIPLVLIGPGWLSKVMYGAHFDLLGDLGGSDWVYWPVVSVAALTGITGLYHLSTPIRSRFYRDVPGAALALIIWVVASFVLRWTLNESVGGTSIYGPLATPIVLLIWLYFLAIALLIGAALNAAIDERWPIQARVEARALVRARQADDRAQRAARGVTPDEKPGTLTPLAPRHDVMDPDGDTDEDLDPDRVALPRAVPEPRPDLTDGPDLPHGSTSIHGSTSIHGPTPIHGPDLTRVPGGGDRSGRTDPGDRPALIDLGPAGEPGERPL, from the coding sequence GTGGTCACGAAGACGGGTACCGGTGGGCAGACGGCCACGGTGGGGACGATCCAGTCCTCCGCCGGGGGGCGCGTCCGCCGGGTTCTGGCCCTGGTCTGGTGGCTGGCGGGCGAGACGGTCCGGATCTGCCTGCGCTACCGGGTGACCGGCCTGGCGGCCGAGGTGGGCTTCTTCGCCCTGCTCTCGTTGCCGCCGCTGGTGCTGGGGGTGGTCGGGAGCCTCGGTTTCGTCGGTGACCTGATGGGGGACGAGGCGGTCGGCGACCTGCGTCAGCGGCTGCGCGAGCTGACCTTGACCTTTCTCACCGCCGACAGCGTCAGCTCGGTCATCCTGCCCACGTTCGACCAGGTCATCGGGGCCGGGCGGGCCGACATCGTCTCGATCGGGTTCGTGCTCTCCCTGTGGTCGGGTTCGCGCGTGCTGAACGTCTACCTGGACACCGTCTCGATCATGTACGGGCTCGGCGGCCTGCGCGGCATCGTGCGGGCCCGGGTGCTCTCCTTCTCCCTCTACTGCCTGGCGCTCGTGGTCGGCATCGTGCTCATCCCGCTGGTGCTGATCGGCCCCGGCTGGTTGTCGAAGGTGATGTACGGCGCCCACTTCGACCTGCTCGGTGATCTCGGCGGTTCGGACTGGGTGTACTGGCCCGTGGTCTCGGTCGCCGCCCTCACCGGCATCACCGGGCTCTACCACCTGTCCACCCCGATCCGCTCGCGCTTCTACCGGGACGTGCCCGGGGCCGCGCTCGCGCTGATCATCTGGGTGGTCGCCAGTTTCGTGCTGCGCTGGACCCTGAACGAGTCGGTCGGCGGCACCTCGATCTACGGCCCGCTGGCCACCCCCATCGTCCTCCTGATCTGGCTCTACTTCCTGGCCATCGCGCTGCTCATCGGGGCCGCGCTGAACGCCGCCATCGACGAGCGCTGGCCGATCCAGGCCCGCGTCGAGGCCCGGGCCCTGGTGCGGGCGCGCCAGGCGGACGACCGGGCCCAGCGGGCCGCCCGGGGGGTCACGCCGGACGAGAAGCCCGGCACCCTCACCCCGCTGGCACCGCGTCACGACGTGATGGATCCGGACGGGGATACGGACGAGGATCTGGACCCGGACCGCGTGGCCCTGCCGCGGGCCGTGCCGGAACCCCGGCCTGACCTCACCGACGGGCCCGATCTGCCGCATGGGTCCACCTCGATCCACGGGTCCACCTCGATCCACGGGCCCACCCCGATCCACGGGCCCGACCTGACCCGCGTGCCCGGCGGTGGCGACCGGTCCGGCCGCACCGACCCCGGCGACCGGCCCGCGCTGATCGATCTGGGCCCGGCCGGCGAGCCCGGCGAGCGCCCCCTCTGA
- the rsgA gene encoding ribosome small subunit-dependent GTPase A, translating into MSSARPKTGMNSFQLRQGVVVRVDRGVATVELPGGRTVRSSWGGALLAAVHHDPEAAPTTGDRVRLRFWPDDRITVESVDPRTTVLTRADADGSARRQTLAANIDVVAVVEGLVPAPDRHRIARLLALARAGGAQPVVILTKADLEPEAPRMAAELQENCACPVHAVSSEQGSGLEEVRALFAGGRTVALLGASGAGKSSLVNVLSGDEVMRVNALRRDGKGRHTTVTRELHPVAGGWVIDGPGLRSAGITTAAGLEDTFADLTTLAGRCRFADCTHAVEPGCAVIAAIGAGDLHPDRLDSYRQLVAEGFRQERRHDARLRHEEVRTSKVRHKSLRRQYQNPPAGDRW; encoded by the coding sequence ATGTCTTCAGCGCGCCCGAAAACCGGTATGAACAGTTTCCAGCTGCGACAGGGTGTCGTGGTTCGCGTCGACCGGGGGGTGGCCACGGTCGAGTTGCCCGGCGGCCGTACGGTGCGGTCCAGTTGGGGCGGTGCCCTGCTGGCTGCCGTGCACCACGATCCCGAAGCCGCCCCGACCACCGGTGACCGCGTGCGGCTGCGGTTCTGGCCGGACGACCGGATCACCGTCGAGAGCGTCGACCCGCGCACGACCGTGCTCACCCGTGCCGACGCCGACGGCAGCGCCCGACGGCAGACCCTCGCGGCCAACATCGACGTCGTCGCCGTGGTCGAGGGCCTGGTGCCCGCCCCCGACCGTCATCGCATCGCCCGCCTCCTGGCCCTGGCCCGGGCCGGTGGCGCGCAGCCGGTGGTGATCCTCACCAAGGCCGACCTCGAGCCCGAGGCCCCCCGGATGGCCGCCGAACTTCAGGAGAACTGTGCCTGCCCGGTGCATGCCGTGTCCTCGGAGCAGGGCTCCGGGCTGGAGGAGGTGCGCGCCCTGTTCGCCGGTGGTCGCACCGTGGCCCTCCTCGGCGCCTCCGGTGCCGGGAAGTCGAGTCTGGTCAATGTCCTGTCCGGCGACGAGGTCATGCGCGTCAACGCCCTGCGCCGCGACGGCAAGGGACGCCACACCACCGTCACCCGCGAACTTCACCCCGTGGCCGGGGGCTGGGTCATCGACGGGCCCGGACTGCGCAGTGCCGGCATCACCACCGCTGCCGGCCTGGAGGACACCTTCGCCGACCTCACCACCCTGGCCGGGAGGTGCCGCTTCGCCGACTGCACCCACGCCGTCGAGCCCGGCTGCGCCGTCATCGCCGCGATCGGCGCCGGCGATCTCCACCCGGACCGCCTCGACTCCTACCGCCAGCTCGTGGCCGAGGGCTTCCGTCAGGAACGGCGCCACGACGCCCGCCTGCGCCACGAGGAGGTCCGCACGAGCAAGGTGAGGCACAAGTCCCTGCGGCGGCAGTATCAGAATCCCCCGGCCGGCGACCGCTGGTAG
- a CDS encoding excalibur calcium-binding domain-containing protein: MVEGWSFNPPPHWPRPPRGWRPPAGWLPHRDWGPVPPGWQLWVPTPPSHRTGPVLLGTVGLGTVGTAAAIVLVVSAALWLPRMPRMSQAPRMSEGVPAPGRLSGAGEQGRDDLAGDLVPTPGVSASGVPGPPTARRGAGGLTPWVPIPSSATVTPTAAPAPRYRSCDALTAAYPQGVGLPGAVDRPGAYRDVQRPADAPGPLRSQGRAGAGSGPPDEPAVVITSAYPAVTDFGRSTALYGANQPLDADRDGIACER; encoded by the coding sequence ATGGTCGAGGGGTGGAGTTTCAACCCGCCACCGCACTGGCCGAGACCGCCCCGGGGCTGGAGGCCCCCGGCCGGGTGGCTGCCGCACCGGGACTGGGGCCCGGTGCCGCCGGGATGGCAGCTCTGGGTACCCACGCCGCCCTCCCACCGCACCGGGCCGGTCCTGCTCGGAACTGTCGGCCTCGGAACTGTCGGCACGGCCGCCGCGATCGTGCTCGTCGTCTCCGCTGCCCTCTGGCTGCCACGGATGCCACGAATGTCGCAGGCGCCACGGATGTCCGAGGGCGTCCCGGCGCCCGGCCGGTTGTCGGGTGCCGGAGAGCAGGGGCGGGACGATCTGGCGGGGGACCTGGTCCCGACCCCCGGGGTCTCCGCCTCCGGGGTGCCCGGTCCTCCAACGGCGCGCCGTGGGGCCGGAGGGCTGACGCCGTGGGTGCCGATACCGTCCTCGGCCACCGTGACCCCCACCGCCGCCCCGGCACCTCGCTATCGCAGCTGCGACGCGCTCACCGCCGCATACCCGCAGGGTGTGGGGCTGCCCGGCGCCGTGGACCGGCCCGGTGCCTACCGGGACGTGCAGCGCCCCGCCGATGCACCCGGGCCGCTGCGGTCACAGGGCCGTGCCGGGGCCGGGTCGGGGCCGCCCGACGAACCTGCCGTCGTGATCACCTCGGCCTATCCTGCAGTGACTGACTTCGGTCGCAGCACAGCACTTTACGGTGCCAATCAGCCACTCGACGCGGATCGGGACGGAATCGCCTGCGAGCGGTGA
- a CDS encoding tetratricopeptide repeat protein: MTQSASTSECGDPVEPEALVRAGCAAADRGHIREALRLFGAAALHGDGAAQLNLGNTYMQLGRRSDAVEAFGAARAAGEPGAAYSLGRALEDLGQVDAAFEAYQQAWSEGDAKGAIGASWILGDRGNRIESFELLRAAVGRGSDLAAGVLGVRLWEEERAREAEGLLVRALNLYPPTRPPLAEMYLEQGRAAEALAVLRQGTQALEVECFLPMGNLLYEVADNCEAAEAAYRMGLSLGDANCRLNLALLLRATHREQEGLALLLAAVEAGDELARKHMEME; this comes from the coding sequence ATGACTCAGTCCGCCAGTACCAGCGAATGTGGTGACCCCGTTGAGCCCGAAGCCCTCGTCCGCGCCGGGTGCGCGGCCGCCGACCGCGGTCATATCCGCGAGGCCCTGCGCCTCTTCGGTGCCGCCGCGCTCCACGGTGACGGTGCGGCCCAGCTGAATCTGGGCAACACGTACATGCAGCTCGGTCGCCGGTCCGATGCGGTGGAGGCGTTCGGTGCCGCGCGGGCGGCAGGAGAGCCGGGCGCGGCGTACAGCCTGGGGCGGGCGCTGGAAGACCTGGGCCAGGTGGACGCGGCGTTCGAGGCCTACCAGCAGGCGTGGTCCGAGGGGGATGCCAAGGGAGCGATCGGCGCCAGCTGGATCCTGGGCGACCGCGGGAACCGCATCGAGTCGTTCGAGCTGCTGCGTGCGGCCGTCGGGCGGGGCAGCGACCTGGCGGCCGGGGTGCTCGGGGTACGGCTGTGGGAGGAGGAGCGGGCGCGGGAGGCCGAGGGGCTGCTCGTGCGGGCGCTGAACCTGTATCCGCCGACCCGCCCGCCGCTGGCCGAGATGTACCTGGAGCAGGGGCGCGCAGCTGAGGCGCTCGCGGTGCTGCGGCAGGGCACGCAGGCCCTGGAGGTCGAGTGCTTCCTGCCGATGGGCAACCTGCTCTACGAGGTGGCCGACAACTGCGAGGCGGCCGAGGCCGCGTACCGCATGGGCCTGAGCCTGGGCGACGCGAATTGCCGGCTGAACCTGGCCCTGCTGCTGCGGGCCACCCATCGTGAGCAGGAAGGACTGGCCCTGCTGCTGGCCGCGGTCGAGGCGGGTGACGAGTTGGCTCGCAAGCACATGGAGATGGAGTAG